From Juglans regia cultivar Chandler chromosome 6, Walnut 2.0, whole genome shotgun sequence, the proteins below share one genomic window:
- the LOC108998360 gene encoding pentatricopeptide repeat-containing protein At2g26790, mitochondrial-like yields the protein MWFLSSVRVFNLPRKFIYATRNPIRFKSISPALALLNSTEPSDLSTDDEYSYAISSSPASTVTCMSGYIPNSTNLAELDSSRVVHILNTLRKDPNSAMSFFYQLKEQGFLHDVSTYVALVGILCCWRLYRELDAVFLELIVGSTDKGNLRFEIPHLFETLALEGLQANETLVRAYNVLVKSYVSIGMFDEAIDILFKTKRRGVVPHIFTCNFLMNRLVHHEKMDMAIAIYKQLKRLGLSPNDYTYAIMIKALCKKGDLEEAVHAFQEMEEAGVIPNAFAYTAYIEGLCTHRRSDLGYQVLQAWKEANAPIDAYAYSAVIRGFCGEMRLDEAENVFLDMEKQGVVPDTQCYHALIHGYCKGWNPLKALALHYDMVSKGLKSNCVIVSLILQCLCDMDMLLETVDLFNEFKGSGIFLDEVSYNIGVDALCKQGKVDEAIDLLEDMKSQHMVLDIMHYTTLIKGYCFQGKFLDAMNLFEEMKEKGFKPDIVVYNVLADGFSRNGLASEALEFLVYMESQGLKPNSITHNIIIEGLCIGGKVKEAEEFLSSLKDKSVDNYSAIVSGYCEANCTSKAYKLFVKLTKQGVLIRKGSCFKLLSNLCSEGDNDEALALLETMLSLNVEPSKVMYSKVIAALCRAGDMKRARRFFNILVDRGLTPDVISYTMMIHGYCKLNYLQEACDLFQDMKARGIRPDVITYTVLLDAHSKIRRVCSRLDMRENKEMKIDASTIWTEMEDKGIRPDVICYTVLIDGHCKTDSLQDAVALFDEMIDRGLEPDTVTYTALLSGSCNMGDVDRAVTLFNEMSSKGILPDTQTISVLHRGIIKAKKVQFCK from the coding sequence ATGTGGTTTCTTTCATCAGTTCGAGTATTTAATTTACCCAGAAAATTCATTTATGCTACTCGTAATCCTATTCGTTTCAAGTCAATCTCTCCGGCGCTTGCCCTCTTGAACTCCACCGAGCCCTCAGATTTATCCACGGATGATGAATATTCTTATGCGATCTCTTCTTCTCCCGCTTCTACTGTCACGTGTATGTCTGGTTATATCCCGAACAGCACAAATCTGGCTGAGTTGGACTCGTCGAGGGTTGTTCATATTTTGAATACTCTAAGAAAGGATCCCAATTCTGCAATGTCCTTCTTTTACCAGTTAAAGGAACAAGGCTTTCTACATGATGTCTCCACGTATGTAGCTCTTGTTGGGATCTTATGCTGTTGGAGGCTGTATAGGGAGTTGGATGCTGTCTTTTTGGAGCTCATTGTTGGGTCCACGGATAAGGGGAACTTGCGATTTGAAATTCCCCATTTGTTTGAAACACTTGCATTGGAGGGGCTCCAGGCCAATGAGACATTGGTTAGAGCATACAATGTGCTGGTTAAATCGTATGTCAGTATTGGTATGTTCGATGAGGCAATTGATATTTTGTTCAAAACAAAGAGGCGTGGGGTTGTTCCCCATATCTTCACCTGTAATTTTCTCATGAATCGGTTAGTTCATCATGAGAAAATGGACATGGCTATAGCCATTTACAAGCAGCTTAAGAGGTTAGGTCTGAGTCCTAATGATTACACCTATGCAATCATGATTAAAGCACTATGCAAGAAGGGTGATTTAGAAGAAGCTGTCCATGCCTTTCAGGAGATGGAGGAAGCTGGGGTGATCCCCAATGCTTTTGCATATACAGCATATATTGAAGGGCTTTGCACCCACCGGAGGTCAGACTTGGGATATCAAGTACTCCAAGCTTGGAAAGAGGCAAATGCCCCTATTGATGCATATGCTTATAGTGCTGTCATTCGTGGGTTCTGTGGCGAGATGAGATTGGATGAAGCAGAGAATGTCTTTCTTGACATGGAAAAACAAGGGGTGGTCCCTGATACACAATGCTATCATGCATTGATCCATGGATACTGCAAGGGTTGGAATCCGCTAAAAGCTTTGGCTCTCCACTATGATATGGTATCAAAGGGTCTAAAAAGTAACTGCGTAATTGTTAGCTTGATTCTTCAATGCTTGTGTGACATGGATATGCTTCTTGAAACAGTGGATCTATTCAATGAATTCAAGGGGTCTGGGATTTTTCTTGATGAGGTTTCATACAATATTGGGGTGGATGCCTTGTGCAAACAGGGGAAAGTGGATGAAGCCATAGATCTGCTTGAAGACATGAAAAGTCAGCATATGGTATTAGATATTATGCACTATACAACCTTGATTAAAGGCTACTGCTTCCAAGGAAAATTTCTTGATGCTATGAATctatttgaagaaatgaaggaaaagggTTTCAAGCCTGACATTGTTGTTTATAATGTACTTGCTGATGGGTTTTCAAGAAATGGCCTTGCATCTGAGGCACTTGAATTTTTGGTTTATATGGAGTCACAGGGTTTAAAGCCAAACTCGATTACACACAACATCATTATTGAAGGTTTATGTATAGGAGGAAAGGTGAAGGAAGCTGAGGAATTTCTGAGCAGCTTAAAGGATAAGAGTGTGGATAACTATTCTGCTATTGTTAGTGGGTACTGTGAAGCCAACTGTACAAGCAAGGCCTATAAACTTTTTGTTAAGCTAACAAAGCAAGGAGTTCTGATTAGAAAAGGCTCTTGCTTTAAACTACTCAGTAACCTTTGTTCTGAAGGTGATAATGATGAAGCTCTTGCATTGCTTGAGACAATGTTGTCGTTGAATGTAGAACCTAGCAAAGTAATGTACAGTAAAGTCATAGCCGCACTTTGTCGGGCTGGAGATATGAAAAGGGCCCGGCGGTTTTTCAATATTCTAGTCGACAGGGGGTTAACTCCTGATGTCATTTCCTACACAATGATGATACATGGGTACTGCAAACTGAACTACCTACAGGAAGCCTGTGATCTCTTCCAGGATATGAAGGCAAGGGGGATTAGACCTGATGTTATCACATACACAGTTTTGCTTGATGCTCATTCCAAAATAAGAAGGGTTTGTTCTCGTCTAGACATGAGGGAAAATAAGGAAATGAAAATTGATGCTTCAACCATTTGGACAGAAATGGAGGATAAGGGTATAAGACCCGATGTCATTTGTTACACTGTTTTAATTGACGGGCACTGCAAGACAGACAGCCTTCAGGATGCTGTTGCCCTCTTTGATGAAATGATCGATAGAGGATTAGAACCTGATACAGTGACTTACACAGCTCTTTTGTCTGGCTCTTGTAATATGGGAGATGTGGATAGGGCTGTGACCCTTTTTAATGAGATGTCTTCTAAGGGAATACTGCCTGATACCCAAACCATCTCGGTTCTTCACCGTGGTATTATAAAAGCCAAGAAAGTGCAATTTTGCAAATAA